In a genomic window of Nodosilinea sp. PGN35:
- a CDS encoding DUF2092 domain-containing protein → MGSASLALGMALGLGAIALPPAQAQELDPNATEVLQFMSDYLADLDAFSVNSDIDFEVIATNGQKLQFSSYASVLLSRPYGLHVRRQGPLADVEILFNGSQITLFGRRINAYVQQAFTGTVDESILAVEADTGIPFPGADLLFSDPYAVLMEGVTSSQYLGTGYIDGVEVHHLAFREDEVDWQIWVQTGDRPLPMKYVITTKWLTGAPQYETRLRDWNTSPQVSRDAFIFTAPTGARRIEVLPSSQLEDFQPAEEAQP, encoded by the coding sequence ATGGGTAGCGCATCCCTGGCGCTTGGCATGGCGTTGGGTCTGGGAGCGATCGCCCTGCCCCCCGCCCAGGCCCAGGAGCTTGACCCCAATGCCACCGAAGTCTTGCAGTTCATGTCCGACTATTTGGCGGATTTAGACGCCTTCAGCGTCAACAGCGACATTGACTTTGAGGTGATCGCGACCAACGGGCAAAAGCTGCAATTCAGCAGCTATGCCTCGGTGCTGCTGAGCCGCCCCTATGGGCTGCATGTCCGCCGTCAGGGGCCACTGGCCGATGTCGAGATTTTGTTTAACGGCAGTCAGATCACCCTGTTTGGACGACGCATCAACGCCTACGTGCAGCAAGCCTTCACGGGCACCGTAGACGAGTCCATTCTGGCGGTGGAGGCCGACACGGGCATTCCCTTTCCGGGGGCCGACCTGCTGTTTAGCGACCCCTACGCGGTGCTGATGGAGGGGGTGACCAGCAGCCAGTACCTCGGCACGGGCTACATCGACGGGGTGGAAGTTCACCACCTGGCCTTCCGGGAGGACGAGGTGGACTGGCAGATCTGGGTGCAGACGGGCGATCGCCCCCTGCCCATGAAGTATGTGATCACCACCAAGTGGCTGACGGGTGCGCCCCAGTACGAAACTCGCCTGCGCGACTGGAACACCAGCCCCCAAGTGAGCCGGGATGCCTTTATCTTTACCGCGCCGACCGGGGCACGGCGGATCGAAGTCTTGCCCTCTAGCCAGCTCGAAGACTTTCAACCCGCCGAGGAGGCCCAGCCATGA
- a CDS encoding ATP-binding protein has translation MGMSQPLGSVIQGSLSQGLEVRLHPDISVEDMRVGKFLVVQGRRSQFFCMLTDVTLGTGSQRILAHPPEPSNLFLQEVLAGTGTYGTIELTPMLMFTQQEAGEGKGKREEGREKNKSKSSSYGSMAVQSSADVELLPVKTIPGHFSQVYDASDRDFRIIFGWEDDPHRRNFAIGQPIDMEVPVCLDLDRFVERSNGIFGKSGTGKSFLTRLLLAGTIQRGAAVNLIFDMHSEYGWEAVSEGKQFSTVKGLRQLFPGQVQMFTLDPEATKRRGVRDAQELYISFDQIDVEDLNLVRGELNLSEASLENAIILRNEFGKSWINRLLTMTNEEIQEFCETKMGSKSSIMALQRKLTRLADIKYMKAASGTNYIQQILAAIDEGRHVVVEFGSQSNMLAYMLATNVIARRIHASYVKKADRFLQTKNVVDRPRQLMITIEEAHRFLDPATARQTIFGTIAREMRKYFVTLLVVDQRPSGIDNEVMSQIGTRITALLNDEKDIDAIFTGVSGGQSLRSVLAKLDSKQQALVLGHAVPMPVVVRTRPYDSTFYAQVGATAWEELPDEVVFKASEMARADLGF, from the coding sequence ATGGGGATGAGTCAGCCGTTGGGGTCAGTCATCCAGGGTTCGCTGAGCCAGGGGCTGGAGGTGCGCCTGCACCCCGATATCTCAGTGGAAGATATGCGGGTGGGCAAGTTTTTGGTGGTGCAGGGGCGGCGATCGCAGTTTTTTTGCATGCTCACCGATGTCACCCTGGGCACCGGCAGCCAGCGCATTCTGGCCCATCCGCCGGAGCCGTCCAATCTTTTTCTCCAGGAAGTTCTTGCCGGGACGGGCACCTACGGCACGATTGAGCTGACGCCGATGCTGATGTTTACCCAGCAGGAAGCGGGAGAGGGAAAAGGGAAGAGGGAAGAGGGAAGAGAGAAGAACAAGAGCAAGAGCAGCAGCTATGGGTCGATGGCGGTGCAGAGCAGTGCTGATGTGGAGCTGCTGCCGGTGAAGACGATTCCGGGGCACTTCAGTCAGGTGTACGACGCCAGCGATCGCGACTTTCGCATCATCTTTGGCTGGGAGGACGACCCCCACCGCCGCAACTTTGCCATCGGTCAGCCCATCGACATGGAGGTGCCGGTGTGCCTCGATTTAGACCGCTTTGTGGAGCGCAGCAACGGCATCTTTGGCAAGTCGGGCACGGGCAAGTCGTTTCTCACCCGGCTGCTGCTGGCGGGCACCATTCAGCGGGGGGCGGCGGTGAATTTGATCTTCGACATGCACTCCGAGTACGGCTGGGAGGCGGTCAGCGAGGGCAAGCAGTTCAGCACCGTCAAGGGGCTCAGGCAGCTGTTTCCCGGCCAGGTGCAGATGTTTACCCTCGACCCGGAGGCCACCAAACGGCGGGGGGTGCGCGATGCCCAGGAGCTGTACATCAGTTTCGATCAGATCGATGTGGAAGACCTGAATCTGGTGCGGGGCGAACTCAACCTGTCGGAGGCCAGCCTGGAGAACGCGATCATCCTGCGCAACGAGTTTGGCAAGAGCTGGATCAACCGCCTGCTGACCATGACCAACGAGGAGATTCAGGAATTCTGCGAGACCAAAATGGGCAGCAAGTCGTCGATCATGGCGCTCCAGCGTAAGCTCACCCGGCTGGCCGACATTAAATATATGAAGGCGGCCAGCGGCACCAACTACATTCAGCAAATTCTCGCCGCCATCGACGAGGGCAGGCATGTGGTAGTCGAGTTTGGCTCCCAGTCGAACATGCTGGCCTACATGCTGGCCACCAACGTGATCGCCCGCCGCATCCACGCCAGCTACGTGAAGAAAGCCGATCGCTTTTTGCAGACCAAGAACGTGGTGGACAGGCCCCGCCAGCTAATGATCACCATTGAGGAGGCCCACCGCTTCCTCGACCCAGCCACGGCCCGGCAGACCATCTTTGGCACCATCGCCCGCGAAATGCGCAAGTACTTTGTCACCCTGCTGGTGGTCGACCAGCGGCCCTCCGGCATCGACAACGAGGTGATGTCGCAGATCGGCACCCGCATTACCGCCCTGCTCAACGACGAGAAGGATATTGACGCCATCTTTACCGGGGTATCGGGGGGGCAGAGCCTCAGGTCGGTGCTGGCCAAGCTCGACTCGAAACAGCAGGCCCTGGTGCTGGGCCACGCGGTACCCATGCCGGTGGTGGTGCGCACCCGCCCCTACGACAGCACCTTCTACGCCCAGGTGGGGGCCACCGCCTGGGAGGAGCTGCCCGATGAGGTGGTGTTCAAAGCCTCAGAAATGGCCCGCGCCGACCTGGGATTTTAG
- a CDS encoding bile acid:sodium symporter family protein gives MTRCDRTDFWVWHGLGVNVLGLVVPMDLKELLSSFAQITVFAVMLSMGMVLGFGGIVRLWRQPGLLLRCVLAAFVVVPLAAMAVTWAIPLSFEARAGIAAMAVIPGAPVTYRKLLKGPADAELGGSFQATMALLSIVLVPLWFGVISALYPTGGVAPLTTVFKQVMLVQGVPLLAGAALAQWLPELTADFEEPLNRISSAMLVGVVLLVLAMGLPLVLRAGPLTVLAVVLMAAAALVSGHYLGGADPIARLTLAQANASRNAGLGLALITLNFPSVAHGVLVTIAAYAVMSAIASKIYAHLYQKRLARSVHPQDASV, from the coding sequence TTGACCCGCTGCGATCGCACTGACTTTTGGGTGTGGCATGGCTTAGGCGTCAACGTTTTGGGGCTGGTGGTGCCGATGGACCTAAAGGAGCTGCTGAGCAGTTTTGCCCAGATCACTGTATTTGCCGTGATGCTGTCGATGGGCATGGTGCTGGGGTTTGGGGGCATAGTGCGGCTGTGGCGACAGCCGGGGCTGCTGCTGCGCTGCGTGCTGGCCGCCTTTGTGGTGGTGCCCCTGGCGGCCATGGCGGTGACCTGGGCAATCCCTCTAAGTTTTGAGGCGCGGGCGGGAATTGCGGCCATGGCGGTGATTCCCGGCGCGCCGGTCACCTACCGCAAGCTGCTCAAGGGGCCTGCGGATGCGGAACTGGGGGGCAGCTTTCAGGCCACCATGGCGCTGCTGTCGATCGTGCTGGTGCCCCTGTGGTTTGGGGTGATTTCGGCCCTGTACCCCACTGGTGGCGTAGCCCCCCTGACCACGGTGTTTAAGCAGGTGATGCTGGTGCAGGGGGTACCGCTGCTGGCGGGGGCGGCCCTGGCCCAGTGGCTGCCGGAGCTGACCGCCGACTTTGAGGAACCCCTCAACCGCATCAGCAGCGCAATGCTGGTGGGGGTGGTGCTGCTGGTGCTGGCCATGGGCCTGCCCCTGGTGCTGAGGGCGGGGCCGCTGACAGTGCTGGCGGTGGTGCTGATGGCGGCGGCGGCGCTGGTCAGCGGGCACTACCTGGGCGGAGCCGACCCCATCGCCCGCCTCACCCTGGCCCAGGCCAACGCCAGCCGCAATGCGGGCCTGGGCCTGGCGCTGATCACCCTCAACTTTCCCTCGGTGGCCCATGGGGTGCTGGTGACAATCGCCGCCTATGCGGTGATGTCGGCGATCGCCAGCAAGATCTACGCCCACCTCTATCAAAAGCGGCTGGCCCGGAGCGTGCATCCCCAAGATGCGTCGGTCTAG
- a CDS encoding arylsulfatase — protein sequence MSSNHNVQRHILPIPDQTHFGITTYDAKDPDTQYPPIRDLRPPAGAPNVLVVLLDDVGFGASSAFGGPCHTPTFEKLAGQGLKYTRFHTTALCAPTRQALLTGRNHHSVGMGNITETATAAPGQCSVRPNTKAPLALTLKLNGYATAMLGKCHEVPVWQTSPMGPFDAWPTGGGGFEYFYGFIGGENNQWDPALYEGTIPIEPPATFEEGYHLTEDLAEKAINWISQQKALMPDKPFFMYFAPGATHAPHHVPKEWIDKYRGQFSHGWDRQRELTFARQKELGVIGPDAELTPRHSEIPAWDDMDAAYKPVLERQMEVYAGFLEHTDHAVGQVISALEDLEILDDTLIYVIIGDNGASAEGTIHGAFNEMANFNGMAGLETPEFMQSKLEDFGGPDSYNHYAVGWAWAMDTPYQWTKQVASHWGGTRNGTIVRYPKAIQEKGGLRHQFSHVIDVAPTVLEVAGIPEPTMVNGVLQSPYEGTSMAYSFNDANAPERHEIQYFEMFGNRGIYYKGWSAITKHRTPWVMVGQTMVPFDDDVWELYDGSKDWTQCHNLAAAMPDKLHELQRLFLIEAVKYNVLPLDDRQSERIIPEVAGRPALVKGDSQIFFAGMGRLSENSVINIKNKSFSITAEIEVKDKPAEGVIIAQGGKFGGWSVYAKEGKLKFTYNVLGIHEFPVEATAPIPQGKHQVRMEFAYDGGGLAKGGNVTLYYDGQSVGTGRVEATQPMVFSADETTDIGYESGTPVSPDYTAHSSRFTGKIHWVQLDVGKDDHDHLISPEERLRVAMARQ from the coding sequence ATGTCTTCTAACCACAACGTTCAACGCCACATTCTGCCCATCCCCGATCAAACTCACTTTGGCATTACCACCTACGACGCCAAGGATCCAGACACCCAGTATCCCCCCATTCGCGACCTGCGCCCGCCAGCAGGGGCTCCCAACGTGCTGGTGGTGCTGCTGGATGACGTGGGCTTTGGAGCCTCCAGCGCCTTTGGTGGGCCGTGCCACACCCCCACCTTCGAGAAACTGGCGGGCCAAGGGCTGAAATACACCCGCTTCCACACCACCGCCCTCTGTGCTCCCACTCGCCAGGCGTTGTTGACCGGACGCAACCACCACTCCGTCGGCATGGGCAACATCACCGAAACCGCTACCGCCGCACCGGGGCAATGCTCGGTGCGGCCCAACACCAAAGCCCCTTTGGCCCTCACCCTCAAGCTCAACGGCTACGCCACCGCTATGCTGGGCAAGTGCCACGAGGTGCCCGTGTGGCAAACTTCACCCATGGGGCCGTTTGACGCCTGGCCCACCGGGGGCGGCGGGTTTGAATATTTCTACGGCTTTATCGGCGGCGAAAACAACCAGTGGGATCCGGCCCTCTACGAAGGCACCATCCCCATCGAACCCCCCGCTACCTTTGAGGAGGGCTACCACCTGACGGAGGATTTGGCGGAGAAAGCAATTAACTGGATCAGTCAGCAAAAGGCCCTGATGCCCGACAAGCCCTTCTTCATGTACTTTGCCCCCGGTGCCACCCATGCGCCGCACCACGTGCCGAAGGAGTGGATCGACAAGTACAGGGGCCAGTTTAGCCACGGCTGGGATCGCCAGCGGGAGCTCACCTTTGCCCGTCAAAAGGAACTGGGCGTGATTGGCCCCGATGCCGAACTCACTCCCCGCCACAGCGAAATTCCCGCCTGGGACGACATGGATGCGGCCTACAAGCCCGTGCTGGAGAGGCAGATGGAGGTCTACGCCGGCTTTTTGGAGCACACCGATCACGCCGTGGGGCAGGTGATCTCGGCCCTGGAAGACCTGGAAATTCTCGACGACACCCTGATCTACGTGATCATCGGCGACAATGGCGCATCCGCCGAGGGCACCATCCACGGAGCCTTCAACGAAATGGCCAACTTCAACGGTATGGCGGGGCTAGAAACGCCGGAGTTCATGCAGTCGAAGCTGGAGGACTTTGGCGGGCCAGATTCCTACAACCACTACGCCGTGGGCTGGGCCTGGGCCATGGATACCCCCTACCAGTGGACGAAGCAGGTGGCCTCCCACTGGGGCGGCACCCGCAACGGCACCATCGTCCGCTATCCCAAGGCGATTCAAGAAAAAGGCGGCCTGCGACACCAGTTTAGCCATGTGATTGATGTAGCTCCGACGGTGTTAGAAGTCGCTGGCATTCCTGAACCCACCATGGTCAACGGCGTGCTGCAAAGCCCCTACGAAGGCACGAGCATGGCCTACAGCTTTAACGATGCCAATGCGCCAGAACGCCACGAAATTCAGTATTTCGAGATGTTTGGCAACCGGGGCATCTACTACAAGGGCTGGAGCGCCATCACCAAACATCGCACCCCCTGGGTGATGGTGGGGCAAACCATGGTGCCCTTTGACGACGATGTGTGGGAGCTGTACGACGGCAGCAAAGACTGGACGCAGTGCCACAACCTGGCGGCGGCAATGCCCGACAAGCTGCACGAACTCCAGCGCCTGTTTTTGATCGAAGCCGTGAAGTACAACGTGCTGCCCCTGGATGACCGCCAATCCGAGCGCATCATTCCAGAGGTGGCGGGCCGCCCCGCCCTGGTGAAGGGCGACTCGCAGATCTTCTTTGCGGGCATGGGCCGCCTGTCGGAAAACAGCGTGATCAACATCAAAAACAAGTCCTTCTCCATCACTGCTGAAATTGAAGTGAAGGACAAGCCCGCCGAGGGGGTGATCATCGCCCAGGGCGGCAAGTTTGGCGGCTGGAGCGTCTACGCCAAGGAGGGCAAGCTCAAATTCACCTACAACGTGCTGGGCATTCACGAGTTCCCCGTCGAGGCGACAGCTCCCATTCCCCAGGGCAAACACCAGGTACGCATGGAGTTTGCCTACGACGGCGGCGGCCTCGCCAAGGGCGGCAACGTCACCCTCTACTATGACGGTCAATCCGTCGGCACCGGACGGGTAGAAGCCACCCAGCCGATGGTGTTCTCGGCGGATGAAACCACCGACATCGGCTACGAGTCGGGCACGCCCGTCAGCCCGGACTACACCGCCCACAGCAGCAGGTTCACGGGCAAAATCCACTGGGTGCAGCTGGATGTGGGCAAAGACGACCACGACCACCTGATTTCCCCTGAAGAGCGGCTGCGGGTGGCGATGGCGCGGCAGTAG
- a CDS encoding DUF1254 domain-containing protein, giving the protein MPTNDLAEIRNLAKAAYIYGLPMVDSYRIQHAYFVDAQNPEYKAPWNQLRNIARVFTPEDKAVQTPNSDTPYSMAGLDLRAEPMVLTVPEIEADRYFSIQLVDLYTFNFEYIGSRTTGNGGGAFVIAGPGWQGDKPSGVSKVIRSETEFVLAVYRTQLFNPGDLDQVKQIQASYQLQPLSEFLGQAAPASAPPVEFVPPLTPDGQKTSLEVFGILNFLLQFCPPVPSEVELRSRFAQIGIEAGQDFAADTPAPEVKDAMTQGIADAWAEFAALKKQVDAGQVTAGDLFGTRDYVQNNYLYRMAGAVLGIFGNSKQEAMYPFYTVDSQGQPLNGANRYTLHFSADHLPPVHAFWSLTMYELPASLLVANPLNRYLLNSPMLPQFRRDADGGLTFYIQNESPGTDLESNWLPAPAGPFFCAMRLYWPKAEALDGTWTAPAIQRV; this is encoded by the coding sequence ATGCCAACCAACGACCTGGCCGAAATTCGCAACCTTGCCAAAGCAGCCTACATCTACGGCTTGCCGATGGTAGACAGCTACCGCATTCAGCACGCCTACTTTGTTGATGCTCAAAACCCCGAATACAAAGCCCCCTGGAATCAGCTCCGCAACATCGCCCGCGTGTTTACGCCCGAAGATAAGGCCGTCCAGACCCCCAACTCCGACACGCCCTACTCCATGGCGGGGCTGGATTTGCGGGCCGAGCCGATGGTGCTCACCGTGCCAGAGATAGAGGCGGATCGCTATTTCAGCATTCAGCTGGTGGATTTGTACACGTTTAACTTCGAGTACATCGGTAGCCGTACCACGGGCAATGGCGGCGGGGCTTTTGTAATTGCTGGCCCCGGTTGGCAAGGCGACAAGCCCAGCGGCGTCAGCAAAGTAATTCGCTCTGAGACAGAGTTTGTCCTGGCGGTCTATCGCACCCAGCTCTTCAATCCTGGCGATCTCGATCAGGTGAAGCAAATCCAGGCCAGCTACCAGCTCCAGCCGCTGTCAGAATTTTTGGGGCAAGCGGCTCCGGCCAGTGCTCCCCCGGTTGAGTTTGTGCCGCCCCTCACGCCCGATGGCCAGAAGACCTCCCTGGAGGTTTTCGGCATCTTGAATTTTTTGCTGCAATTTTGCCCCCCGGTGCCCTCCGAGGTAGAGCTGCGATCCCGGTTTGCCCAAATCGGCATCGAGGCCGGACAGGATTTTGCGGCAGATACCCCCGCCCCTGAGGTGAAAGACGCCATGACCCAGGGCATAGCCGATGCCTGGGCCGAATTTGCGGCTCTAAAAAAACAAGTGGATGCCGGACAGGTGACCGCTGGCGATTTGTTCGGCACCCGCGACTATGTGCAGAACAACTACCTCTACCGCATGGCGGGGGCGGTGCTGGGCATCTTTGGCAACTCCAAGCAGGAGGCCATGTACCCCTTCTACACCGTGGATAGCCAGGGCCAGCCCCTGAACGGAGCCAACCGCTACACCCTGCATTTCTCAGCGGATCACCTGCCCCCTGTGCATGCCTTTTGGTCGCTGACGATGTACGAACTACCCGCCAGCCTGCTGGTGGCGAACCCGCTCAACCGCTACCTGCTGAACTCGCCCATGCTGCCCCAGTTCCGGCGCGATGCCGATGGTGGGCTGACCTTCTACATTCAAAACGAGTCGCCAGGGACTGACCTGGAGTCCAACTGGCTGCCCGCCCCGGCTGGCCCCTTTTTCTGCGCCATGCGGCTGTACTGGCCGAAAGCGGAAGCCCTCGACGGCACCTGGACAGCCCCCGCCATACAGCGGGTCTAG
- a CDS encoding serine/threonine-protein kinase, with product MVNSPGQALDRAANSEIRHYYQSHRLFRDRYRVLKKLGQGGFGVTYLAQNAALPGEPYCVIKQLCPKAGSELSLERAKVRFRREARALASLGSHSQIPQLLDYFTTGGEFYLVQEYVHGETLAQEVRRNGRLTEAQVKYFLREIIPVVRFIHRNRIIHRDIKPPNIIRSERDRRLVLIDFGAVREFLADVDDQGSMQAPATQFVGTPGFAPPEQLALRPCYASDIYALGMTCLYLLTARTPIEFDQDPQSGVIRWHHTVTVSPHLTTVLDRMLLPDSQDRYTTVDELERALELEPHLEVLAGCMNTRQRPPHELGEEPDATPSDSYLTPIQREAQAIRKWRTKRSLQRGPGRSAGPVSLP from the coding sequence ATGGTCAATTCACCGGGCCAAGCCCTCGACCGGGCGGCCAATTCTGAGATTCGCCACTACTACCAGTCGCACCGGCTGTTTCGCGATCGCTACCGAGTGCTCAAAAAGCTGGGTCAGGGCGGCTTTGGCGTCACCTACTTAGCCCAAAACGCCGCCCTGCCAGGAGAACCCTACTGCGTCATCAAACAGCTCTGCCCCAAGGCGGGCAGCGAGCTGTCGTTAGAGCGGGCCAAGGTGCGGTTTCGCCGCGAGGCTCGGGCGCTGGCCAGCCTGGGCAGCCACTCGCAGATTCCGCAGCTGCTCGACTACTTCACCACCGGGGGCGAGTTCTACCTGGTGCAGGAGTACGTCCACGGCGAAACCCTGGCCCAGGAGGTGCGGCGCAACGGTCGGCTGACCGAGGCCCAGGTCAAATATTTCTTGCGCGAGATTATCCCGGTGGTGCGCTTTATTCACCGCAACCGGATCATTCACCGCGACATCAAGCCCCCCAACATCATTCGCAGCGAGCGCGATCGCCGTCTGGTGCTGATCGACTTTGGGGCGGTGCGCGAGTTCCTTGCCGATGTGGATGACCAGGGCTCGATGCAGGCACCGGCCACCCAGTTTGTTGGCACCCCCGGCTTTGCCCCCCCCGAGCAGCTGGCCCTGCGCCCCTGCTACGCCAGCGATATCTATGCCCTGGGCATGACCTGCCTCTACCTGCTCACCGCCCGCACCCCCATCGAGTTTGACCAAGATCCCCAAAGCGGCGTGATTCGCTGGCACCACACCGTCACCGTCAGCCCCCACCTGACCACGGTGCTCGACCGCATGCTGCTGCCCGATTCCCAAGACCGCTACACCACCGTCGATGAGCTAGAGCGCGCCCTCGAGCTGGAGCCCCACCTGGAGGTGCTAGCGGGCTGTATGAATACGCGCCAGCGCCCGCCCCACGAGCTGGGCGAAGAGCCCGACGCCACACCCAGCGATAGCTACTTGACCCCCATTCAGCGAGAGGCCCAGGCAATTCGCAAGTGGCGCACGAAGCGGTCGTTGCAGCGGGGGCCGGGGCGCTCGGCGGGGCCGGTGTCGCTGCCCTAG
- a CDS encoding alpha/beta fold hydrolase, producing the protein MSSILLSSLPSTLSQSGYQRFWHWRGWRVRYWFHPGPGDALGDVPGDMSMPPLLLIHGFGANLNQWRHNLPALSQVTPVYAIDLLGFGDSEKAATLYGAELWAAQVADFIRQVIGQPVALVGHSLGALVALTATHNHPAWVRQLALITLPLEANREDLVAGWVAALALRVESLVANPLLMRSLFALVRRPSFLRRALAGVYTVAARVDDDLVNAFALPTGDRGAARTLCYLVRSRTDPRFSPSVKDMVAAIAVPMLLLWGDQDRVIPIGLAQGLTGLSQHLCLEVVANVGHCLYDEADADFNQRLLTWLKHPSASGVAEADD; encoded by the coding sequence ATGTCTTCCATCCTGCTGAGCAGTCTGCCCTCTACCCTCAGCCAGTCTGGCTACCAGCGCTTCTGGCACTGGCGGGGCTGGCGGGTGCGCTACTGGTTTCACCCTGGGCCGGGGGATGCGCTAGGGGATGTGCCAGGGGATATGTCTATGCCGCCGCTACTGCTAATTCATGGGTTTGGGGCCAATCTCAACCAGTGGCGGCACAACCTGCCTGCCCTCAGCCAGGTAACGCCGGTCTATGCCATTGACCTGCTGGGCTTTGGCGATTCTGAGAAGGCGGCAACCCTCTACGGCGCGGAGCTGTGGGCGGCCCAGGTGGCAGATTTTATTCGCCAGGTAATCGGTCAGCCGGTGGCGCTGGTGGGCCATTCATTGGGGGCGCTGGTAGCGCTGACGGCCACCCACAACCACCCCGCCTGGGTGAGGCAGCTGGCGCTGATTACCCTACCGCTGGAGGCCAACCGCGAAGACCTGGTGGCGGGCTGGGTGGCCGCCCTGGCGCTGCGGGTCGAGAGCCTGGTGGCCAACCCGCTGCTGATGCGATCGCTCTTTGCCCTGGTGCGTCGCCCCAGCTTTCTGCGGCGAGCGCTGGCGGGCGTGTACACCGTGGCTGCGCGGGTAGACGACGACCTGGTGAATGCCTTTGCGCTGCCCACTGGCGATCGCGGCGCGGCCCGTACCCTGTGCTATCTGGTGCGATCGCGCACCGATCCTCGCTTTAGCCCCTCGGTCAAAGACATGGTCGCGGCGATCGCAGTGCCCATGCTGCTGCTCTGGGGCGATCAGGACCGGGTGATTCCCATTGGCCTGGCTCAGGGGTTAACCGGCCTAAGTCAGCATCTTTGTCTGGAGGTGGTAGCTAACGTGGGCCACTGCCTCTACGACGAAGCCGACGCCGACTTTAACCAGCGCCTGCTGACCTGGCTCAAGCACCCGTCTGCCTCTGGCGTAGCGGAGGCAGACGATTAG
- the rpiA gene encoding ribose-5-phosphate isomerase RpiA: MAEMDPVKLMKQEVGRQAAARVQSNTVVGLGTGSTTAFAIQFIGERLAAGEISNIKGVPTSFQASVLAKQYGIPLTTLDECGEIALAIDGADEVDPQMNLVKGGGAAHTREKIVDSLAKEFIVVVDSSKLVDKLGTTFALPVEVMPLAVTPVTKALEALGGKPDLRMGIKKDGPVITDQGNMILDVKFDAIDDPAGLEKTINNIPGVLDNGLFVGVATEVLVGEVKDGQASVRKL, from the coding sequence ATGGCTGAAATGGATCCTGTCAAGCTGATGAAGCAGGAAGTGGGTCGCCAGGCGGCGGCGCGGGTGCAGTCGAATACTGTCGTCGGGCTGGGCACGGGTTCGACCACCGCCTTCGCCATTCAGTTCATTGGCGAGCGGCTGGCGGCGGGCGAAATTAGCAATATCAAGGGCGTGCCCACCTCCTTTCAGGCGTCGGTGCTGGCCAAGCAGTACGGCATTCCCCTCACCACCCTGGACGAATGTGGCGAAATCGCCCTGGCCATCGACGGGGCCGACGAGGTGGATCCTCAGATGAACCTGGTGAAGGGGGGCGGTGCCGCCCACACCCGCGAAAAGATTGTGGACTCCCTGGCCAAAGAATTTATCGTGGTGGTGGATAGCTCGAAGCTGGTGGACAAGCTGGGCACCACCTTTGCCCTGCCGGTGGAAGTAATGCCCCTGGCCGTCACCCCCGTCACCAAGGCCCTGGAAGCCCTCGGCGGTAAGCCCGACCTGCGCATGGGGATCAAAAAAGACGGCCCGGTAATCACCGACCAGGGCAACATGATTTTGGATGTCAAGTTTGACGCGATCGACGACCCCGCCGGGCTCGAGAAAACCATCAACAACATTCCCGGCGTGCTCGACAACGGCCTGTTTGTGGGGGTGGCCACCGAGGTGCTGGTGGGCGAGGTCAAAGACGGCCAGGCCAGCGTGCGCAAGCTGTAG